A genomic region of Caulobacter vibrioides contains the following coding sequences:
- a CDS encoding DNA polymerase III subunit gamma/tau, whose amino-acid sequence MADHDDLSPDSAPPWDEAPAERDENTADIFGDAPAPAPAAEARPVVETPPEGEKGDAYTVLARKYRPRTFEDLIGQEAMVRTLANAFSTGRIAHAFMLTGVRGVGKTTTARLLARALNYETDTVKGASVDLTVEGYHCRSIIEGRHMDVLELDAASRTKVDEMRELLDGVRYAPVEARYKVYIIDEVHMLSTAAFNALLKTLEEPPPHAKFIFATTEIRKVPVTILSRCQRFDLRRVEPDVLVKHFDRISAKEGARIEMDALALIARAAEGSVRDGLSLLDQAIVQTERGQTVSAAVVRDMLGLADRSQTIALYEHVMAGKTKEALEGFRALWGFGADPAVVMLDVLDHCHASAVSKALGPDALSMPKEQAARLAAIGAHTSAGTLSRLWQMLLKAHDEVRRAPDAMAAAEMALIRLCYAADLPGPEEALKALRDGAPMGSGGPGGGVSIGGGGAGGATASAHAPMTMAAPGAQAMPVVASFDDVMALIAAKRDIGLRLDVEQYVRPINFRPGAITFEAAPGAPGNLAGRLVRFLKEHTGQPWLVAAEGGGGAESLMERQKREEREALEAIKKDPFVASVLSAFPGAEIVEIRKLLTPEAPPLEPDEEEG is encoded by the coding sequence ATGGCCGACCACGACGATCTCTCGCCTGATTCCGCGCCGCCGTGGGACGAGGCGCCCGCCGAGCGGGACGAGAACACCGCCGACATCTTCGGCGACGCGCCGGCGCCGGCGCCGGCCGCCGAGGCGCGCCCTGTGGTCGAAACCCCGCCGGAGGGCGAGAAGGGCGACGCCTATACCGTCCTGGCGCGCAAGTACCGTCCTCGCACGTTCGAGGATCTGATCGGCCAGGAGGCCATGGTCCGCACCCTGGCCAATGCGTTCTCGACCGGCCGCATCGCTCACGCCTTCATGCTCACCGGCGTTCGCGGGGTGGGCAAGACCACGACCGCGCGCCTCTTGGCCCGGGCGCTCAACTACGAGACCGACACCGTCAAGGGGGCCTCGGTCGACCTGACCGTCGAAGGCTATCACTGCCGCTCGATCATCGAGGGCCGGCACATGGACGTGCTGGAACTGGACGCCGCCTCGCGCACCAAGGTCGACGAGATGCGCGAGCTCTTGGACGGGGTGCGCTACGCCCCGGTCGAGGCGCGCTACAAGGTCTACATCATCGACGAAGTGCACATGCTGTCGACGGCAGCGTTCAACGCCCTCTTGAAGACGCTGGAAGAGCCGCCGCCGCACGCCAAGTTTATCTTCGCCACCACCGAGATCCGAAAAGTTCCGGTGACGATCCTGTCGCGCTGCCAGCGCTTCGACCTGCGCCGGGTCGAGCCGGACGTGCTGGTCAAGCACTTCGACCGCATCTCCGCCAAGGAAGGCGCGCGGATCGAGATGGACGCCCTGGCCCTGATCGCCCGCGCGGCCGAGGGTTCGGTGCGCGACGGCCTCTCGCTGCTGGACCAGGCCATCGTCCAGACCGAGCGCGGCCAGACGGTCAGCGCCGCGGTGGTCCGCGACATGCTAGGCTTGGCTGACCGCAGCCAAACCATCGCCCTGTACGAACATGTGATGGCCGGCAAGACCAAGGAGGCGCTGGAAGGCTTCCGCGCCCTTTGGGGCTTCGGGGCCGATCCGGCGGTGGTCATGCTCGATGTGCTGGACCACTGCCACGCCTCGGCGGTGTCCAAGGCCCTGGGGCCCGACGCCCTATCGATGCCCAAGGAGCAGGCCGCGCGTCTGGCCGCCATCGGCGCCCACACCTCTGCCGGAACCCTGTCGCGCCTGTGGCAGATGCTGCTGAAGGCCCACGACGAGGTGAGGCGCGCGCCCGACGCCATGGCCGCGGCCGAGATGGCTCTGATCCGCCTGTGCTACGCCGCCGACCTGCCGGGTCCGGAAGAGGCGCTGAAGGCCCTACGCGATGGCGCGCCCATGGGGAGCGGCGGCCCTGGCGGCGGGGTTTCGATCGGTGGCGGCGGCGCGGGCGGGGCGACGGCCTCTGCCCATGCCCCGATGACCATGGCCGCGCCCGGGGCCCAGGCCATGCCGGTAGTGGCCTCGTTCGACGACGTGATGGCCCTGATCGCCGCCAAGCGCGATATCGGCCTGCGGCTGGATGTCGAGCAGTATGTCCGCCCAATCAACTTCCGGCCCGGGGCCATCACCTTCGAGGCCGCCCCCGGCGCGCCGGGAAATCTGGCCGGGCGCCTTGTTCGCTTCCTGAAGGAGCACACCGGTCAGCCCTGGCTGGTCGCGGCCGAAGGCGGCGGCGGCGCCGAGAGCCTTATGGAGCGCCAGAAGCGCGAGGAGCGCGAGGCGCTGGAGGCCATCAAGAAAGACCCCTTCGTCGCCTCGGTGCTGTCGGCTTTCCCGGGCGCCGAGATCGTCGAGATCCGCAAGCTCCTCACCCCGGAGGCCCCGCCTCTGGAGCCGGACGAGGAAGAGGGATAG
- a CDS encoding YbaB/EbfC family nucleoid-associated protein, producing the protein MKDLGGLMKQAQAMQQKLQDAQARLAESTVEGTSGGGMVTVVLKGTGELAKVVLDESLIEPGEGEVIADLIVAAHADAKKKLDAKQAQMMQDAAGPMAGLMGGMPGMKF; encoded by the coding sequence ATGAAAGACCTCGGCGGCCTGATGAAGCAGGCCCAGGCCATGCAACAGAAGCTCCAGGACGCCCAGGCGCGTCTGGCCGAGAGCACGGTCGAGGGGACCTCGGGCGGCGGCATGGTCACCGTCGTGCTGAAGGGCACGGGCGAGTTGGCCAAGGTGGTGCTGGACGAAAGCCTGATCGAGCCCGGCGAGGGCGAGGTGATCGCCGACCTGATCGTCGCCGCCCATGCTGACGCCAAGAAGAAGCTCGACGCCAAGCAGGCCCAGATGATGCAGGACGCCGCTGGTCCGATGGCGGGCCTGATGGGCGGCATGCCCGGGATGAAGTTCTGA
- the recR gene encoding recombination mediator RecR: MAASAGPEIERLIALLSKLPGLGPRSGRRAALALLKKRDTLLAPLATAMAEAQAKVRTCGTCGSLDVTDPCAVCADATRDGRLLCVVEEVGSVWAMERGGSFKGRYHVLGGLLSALDGIGPEALRIGELVGRVADGSVAEVILALPATVDGQTTAHYIADRLAKTNVPVTMLARGVPVGGDLDWLDDGTIAQALRARRPA, from the coding sequence ATGGCCGCCTCCGCCGGACCCGAGATCGAGCGCCTGATCGCCCTGCTGTCCAAGCTGCCGGGCCTGGGACCGCGCTCGGGCCGGCGGGCGGCCCTGGCCCTGCTGAAGAAACGCGACACCTTGCTGGCGCCGCTGGCCACCGCCATGGCCGAGGCGCAGGCCAAGGTTCGCACCTGCGGGACCTGCGGCTCGCTGGACGTCACCGATCCCTGCGCTGTCTGCGCCGACGCCACCCGCGATGGCCGCCTGCTCTGCGTGGTCGAGGAGGTCGGCTCGGTCTGGGCGATGGAGCGCGGCGGCTCGTTCAAGGGGCGCTACCACGTGCTGGGCGGGCTGCTGTCGGCGCTGGACGGGATTGGACCCGAGGCCTTGCGGATCGGCGAGCTGGTCGGCCGGGTTGCGGATGGATCCGTCGCCGAGGTGATCTTGGCCCTGCCGGCCACGGTCGATGGCCAGACGACCGCTCACTACATCGCTGACCGTCTGGCCAAGACCAATGTGCCGGTGACCATGCTGGCGCGCGGCGTGCCCGTGGGCGGCGACCTCGACTGGCTGGACGACGGCACGATCGCCCAGGCGCTGCGCGCCCGGCGTCCGGCCTGA
- the rmuC gene encoding DNA recombination protein RmuC, whose protein sequence is MNFSDPYLILALVFALAAVALGLWAVAAQRRAAKAEAQAWLLTERLTQAEERHRLLEDQSATQIELIKAQAAQSANAIAEQLIKRADENAKSRERLAEARLEAQLKPVAETLAKFEAQVNAVEKVRAEETGGLKAQIAALMEASTATQAEARKLSAALRRGAGVQGRWGEQTLRNVLEAAGLNSRFDFQEQFSVDSDEGRRRPDVKVTLPGGGVFVIDAKCSLNAFLEAQDATDEVLREAAMARHAQSVRTHMQGLSSKAYWDQFAGEGSPDFVAMFVPGDGFLAAALDRLPELMAEAMDRRVVLVTPTTLFALCKAVAYGWRAEDQAKNAARIVEVGRELYKRVSVMGAHAGAMGKALESAVGKYNQFVGSLESQVLTQARRFEDLSVDHEGKKIDEPAAIEQGVRPLTKLTAEPAVGQSPTLTLGNDTPT, encoded by the coding sequence ATGAACTTCTCCGATCCTTATCTGATCCTGGCCCTCGTCTTCGCCCTGGCCGCCGTCGCCTTGGGACTGTGGGCCGTCGCCGCTCAGCGCCGGGCCGCCAAGGCCGAGGCCCAGGCCTGGCTGCTGACCGAACGCCTGACCCAGGCCGAGGAGCGCCATCGCCTGCTGGAGGACCAGAGCGCCACCCAGATCGAGCTGATCAAGGCCCAGGCCGCCCAGAGCGCCAACGCCATCGCCGAACAGCTGATCAAGCGCGCCGACGAGAACGCCAAGAGCCGCGAGCGCCTCGCCGAGGCCCGGCTGGAGGCCCAGCTCAAGCCAGTCGCCGAGACTCTGGCGAAGTTCGAGGCCCAGGTGAACGCCGTCGAGAAGGTCCGCGCCGAGGAGACCGGCGGCCTCAAGGCCCAGATCGCCGCCCTGATGGAAGCCTCCACCGCCACCCAGGCTGAGGCCCGCAAGCTGTCGGCCGCCCTGCGTCGCGGGGCCGGCGTGCAAGGCCGCTGGGGCGAGCAGACCCTGCGCAACGTGCTGGAGGCCGCAGGCCTCAACAGCCGCTTCGACTTCCAGGAACAGTTCAGCGTCGACAGTGACGAGGGCCGCCGCCGGCCCGACGTGAAGGTCACCTTGCCGGGCGGCGGGGTGTTCGTGATCGACGCCAAGTGCTCGCTGAACGCCTTCCTCGAAGCGCAGGATGCGACCGACGAAGTGCTGCGTGAAGCGGCCATGGCCCGCCACGCCCAGAGCGTGCGCACCCACATGCAAGGCCTGTCGTCCAAGGCCTATTGGGACCAGTTTGCGGGTGAGGGCTCGCCCGACTTCGTGGCCATGTTCGTGCCCGGCGACGGCTTCCTGGCCGCCGCCCTGGACCGCCTGCCCGAGCTGATGGCCGAGGCCATGGATCGCCGGGTGGTGCTGGTCACGCCCACCACCCTGTTCGCGCTCTGCAAGGCGGTGGCCTATGGCTGGCGGGCCGAGGACCAGGCCAAGAACGCCGCCCGCATCGTCGAGGTGGGCCGTGAACTCTATAAGCGTGTCTCGGTTATGGGCGCCCACGCCGGCGCCATGGGCAAGGCGCTGGAGAGCGCGGTGGGCAAGTACAACCAGTTCGTCGGCTCGCTCGAAAGCCAGGTCCTGACCCAGGCCCGCCGCTTTGAGGACCTGTCCGTCGACCACGAGGGCAAGAAGATCGACGAGCCCGCGGCGATCGAACAGGGCGTGCGTCCCCTCACGAAGTTGACCGCCGAGCCCGCCGTGGGACAATCCCCCACCTTGACGCTCGGAAATGACACGCCTACCTGA
- the def gene encoding peptide deformylase, producing MAIRRILTVDNAADLATLKKISTPVEVVTDELRALMDDMLETMYDAPGIGLAAVQIGEPVRVIVMDLAREGEDKAPRYFVNPEILASSEDLQGYEEGCLSVPEYYDEVERPSKVTLRYMNYQGETVVEEAEGLFAVCIQHEMDHLEGVLFIDHLSRLRRDRAMAKVKKARRAA from the coding sequence ATGGCTATCCGTCGCATCCTCACCGTCGATAACGCCGCCGATCTGGCGACGCTGAAGAAGATCTCCACGCCCGTGGAGGTCGTCACCGATGAGCTACGTGCTCTGATGGATGACATGCTGGAGACCATGTACGACGCCCCCGGCATCGGCCTGGCCGCCGTGCAGATCGGCGAGCCCGTGCGGGTGATCGTCATGGACCTGGCCCGCGAGGGCGAGGACAAGGCGCCGCGCTACTTCGTGAACCCCGAGATCCTGGCCTCGTCCGAGGACCTGCAGGGCTATGAAGAGGGCTGCCTGTCGGTGCCCGAGTACTATGACGAGGTCGAGCGCCCGTCCAAGGTCACCCTGCGCTATATGAACTACCAGGGCGAAACGGTCGTCGAGGAAGCCGAGGGCCTGTTCGCCGTCTGCATCCAGCACGAGATGGACCACCTGGAAGGCGTGCTCTTCATCGACCACCTCTCGCGCCTGCGCCGCGACCGCGCCATGGCCAAGGTGAAGAAGGCCCGCCGCGCGGCTTAG
- a CDS encoding cupin domain-containing protein: MPKIDLAAAPTRIGTAYPAPFNQPCLQRHRTKLGDAAGLDQFGVNLLRLPPGAWSSQRHWHTAEDEFTWVVEGEVVLVENDGETVLRAGDCAGFKAGVANGHCFQNRSDRDVLLLEVGSRRPHVDGCDYPDIDLVLRDGESVYRHRDGTPYETETGRTR; this comes from the coding sequence ATGCCCAAGATCGATCTCGCCGCCGCCCCCACCCGCATCGGCACGGCCTATCCCGCCCCGTTCAACCAGCCCTGCCTGCAGCGTCACCGCACCAAGCTGGGCGACGCGGCGGGGCTCGATCAGTTCGGCGTCAACCTGCTGCGCCTCCCCCCCGGCGCCTGGTCAAGCCAGCGCCACTGGCACACGGCCGAGGACGAGTTCACCTGGGTCGTCGAGGGCGAGGTGGTGCTGGTCGAGAATGACGGCGAGACCGTGCTGCGGGCCGGCGACTGCGCGGGCTTCAAGGCCGGGGTGGCGAACGGGCACTGCTTCCAGAACCGGTCGGATCGGGATGTGCTGCTGCTGGAGGTAGGCTCGCGGCGGCCGCACGTGGACGGCTGTGACTATCCGGATATCGACCTGGTGCTGCGGGATGGGGAGAGTGTTTACCGGCATCGGGACGGGACGCCGTATGAGACGGAGACCGGGCGGACGCGGTAG
- the dapE gene encoding succinyl-diaminopimelate desuccinylase — MTRPAPVSVSIDPVELAQALIRRPSVTPADAGAMDTLQRQLEALGFACRRMKFGEIENLYARRGTARPNLCFAGHTDVVPVGDDAAWTAGPFEAEIKDGVLYGRGAVDMKSAIAAFVAAVAKISDHPGSISFLITGDEEGVAEDGTVKVVEALAAEGEIIDHCIVGEPTSANLLGDMVKIGRRGSINAWITVEGRQGHVAYPHRAANPIPVLVDILSALKARVLDDGYTGFQPSNLEITTIDVGNTATNVIPASAKARVNIRFNPAHKGKDLAAWIEAECAKAADGFDGTASALCKISGEAFLTEPGDFTDVIVAAVTDATGRAPELSTTGGTSDARFIRALCPVVEFGLVGSTMHQVDERVPLEEVRQLAEAYEALIKRYFAAFA; from the coding sequence ATGACCCGTCCCGCGCCCGTTTCCGTCAGCATTGACCCTGTAGAGCTTGCCCAGGCCCTGATCCGTCGCCCGTCGGTGACCCCGGCCGACGCCGGCGCGATGGACACCCTTCAGCGCCAGCTGGAGGCCCTGGGTTTCGCCTGCCGCCGGATGAAGTTCGGCGAGATCGAGAACCTCTACGCCCGGCGTGGGACGGCGCGGCCGAATCTCTGTTTCGCGGGCCATACCGATGTGGTGCCCGTGGGCGATGACGCGGCCTGGACCGCTGGGCCGTTCGAAGCCGAGATCAAGGACGGCGTGCTCTATGGGCGTGGCGCCGTCGACATGAAGTCGGCCATCGCCGCCTTCGTCGCCGCCGTCGCCAAGATTTCCGACCATCCCGGCTCGATTAGCTTCCTGATCACCGGCGACGAGGAGGGCGTGGCAGAGGACGGCACCGTCAAGGTCGTCGAGGCCCTGGCCGCCGAGGGCGAGATCATCGACCACTGCATCGTCGGCGAGCCGACCTCGGCCAACTTGCTGGGCGACATGGTCAAGATCGGCCGGCGCGGCAGCATCAACGCCTGGATCACCGTCGAGGGCCGCCAGGGCCACGTGGCCTATCCGCACCGCGCGGCCAATCCGATTCCGGTGCTGGTCGACATCCTGTCGGCCCTGAAGGCGCGGGTGCTGGACGACGGCTACACCGGCTTCCAGCCGTCGAACCTGGAGATCACCACGATCGACGTCGGCAACACCGCCACCAACGTCATCCCCGCCTCGGCCAAGGCGCGGGTCAACATCCGCTTCAACCCGGCCCACAAGGGCAAGGACCTTGCCGCCTGGATCGAGGCCGAGTGCGCCAAGGCGGCGGACGGTTTCGACGGGACTGCCAGCGCGCTGTGCAAGATCAGCGGCGAGGCGTTCCTCACCGAGCCGGGCGACTTCACCGACGTGATCGTGGCCGCCGTGACCGACGCCACCGGCCGCGCGCCGGAGCTGTCGACCACCGGCGGCACCAGTGACGCGCGGTTCATCCGGGCCCTGTGCCCGGTGGTGGAGTTCGGCCTGGTCGGCTCGACCATGCACCAGGTCGATGAGCGGGTCCCCCTCGAGGAGGTCCGCCAACTCGCCGAGGCTTACGAGGCGCTGATCAAGCGCTACTTCGCGGCGTTCGCCTGA
- a CDS encoding glutaminase has product MKALSIPDVLAEVAVLVRPHFGKGRPADYIPQLATVPGGKFGMAVRMVDGDEHVIGDADEGFSVQSITKVFALGLALNRLGDETWTRVGKEPSGTPFNHLSLLEAEQGVPRNPFINAGALAITDVLMDVTRDPAALVRDFAGFLCGERLEIDPAVATSELAHAWQNRAIASLMRGQGTITHDPEAVVAAYCRQCALTMSCRQLARAFLPLAAGGFSPIAQETVFPERLTRRLNALLLTCGIYDSVGSFAYRVGLPAKSGVGGGIVAVVPRKATVAVWSPELDRFGTSVVGTAALEAFSQITNCSVL; this is encoded by the coding sequence ATGAAGGCGCTCTCGATCCCCGACGTCCTGGCCGAGGTGGCGGTGCTGGTCAGGCCGCATTTCGGCAAGGGCCGGCCCGCCGACTACATCCCGCAACTGGCCACCGTGCCCGGCGGCAAGTTCGGCATGGCCGTGCGGATGGTCGATGGCGACGAGCACGTGATCGGTGACGCGGACGAGGGCTTTTCGGTCCAGAGCATCACCAAGGTCTTCGCCCTGGGCCTGGCCCTGAACCGCCTGGGCGACGAGACCTGGACGCGGGTGGGCAAGGAGCCCTCGGGCACGCCGTTCAACCACCTTTCGTTGCTAGAGGCCGAGCAGGGCGTGCCGCGCAACCCGTTCATCAACGCCGGCGCCCTGGCCATCACCGATGTGCTGATGGACGTCACCCGCGACCCGGCGGCCCTGGTCCGTGACTTCGCCGGCTTTCTATGCGGTGAGCGGTTGGAAATCGATCCGGCGGTGGCGACCTCGGAGCTGGCCCACGCCTGGCAGAACCGCGCCATCGCCAGCCTGATGCGCGGCCAGGGCACGATCACCCACGATCCCGAGGCGGTGGTCGCCGCCTATTGCCGCCAATGCGCCCTGACCATGAGCTGCCGCCAGTTAGCGCGGGCCTTCCTGCCTCTGGCCGCCGGCGGGTTTTCGCCGATCGCCCAGGAGACGGTGTTCCCCGAACGTTTGACGAGGCGCCTCAACGCCCTGCTGCTGACCTGCGGCATCTATGACAGCGTCGGCAGCTTCGCCTACCGCGTCGGCTTGCCGGCCAAGAGCGGGGTGGGCGGCGGCATTGTCGCGGTGGTTCCTCGCAAGGCGACGGTGGCGGTCTGGTCGCCGGAACTCGATCGCTTTGGGACGAGCGTGGTCGGCACGGCGGCGCTGGAGGCGTTCAGCCAGATCACGAACTGTTCGGTGCTGTAG
- the truA gene encoding tRNA pseudouridine(38-40) synthase TruA has product MPRYRLLVEYDGRPYSGFQAQATLPSVQGAIEAAVKAFSGEEVRIAAAGRTDTGVHATGQVVHVDLEKDWPAQTVFNALNAHLTREAVSILSAEVAEGDWHARFSANERRYLYRILNRRAPPALDKGRVWHMKKDLDHEAMHAAAQHLVGLHDFTTFRDMHCQSKSPVKTLDVARVRRVGEEIHLDFEARSFLHRQVRSMTGTLVEVGAGRWTVDDVKAALEAKDRRECGPVAPADGLYLVGVGYGE; this is encoded by the coding sequence ATGCCCCGCTACCGCCTCCTGGTCGAGTATGACGGCCGCCCCTACTCGGGGTTTCAGGCCCAGGCGACCCTGCCCAGCGTGCAGGGCGCGATCGAGGCGGCGGTGAAGGCCTTCTCCGGCGAAGAGGTGCGCATCGCCGCCGCCGGCCGCACCGACACGGGCGTCCACGCCACCGGCCAGGTGGTCCATGTCGACCTCGAAAAGGACTGGCCCGCTCAGACGGTGTTCAACGCCCTCAACGCCCACCTGACTCGCGAGGCGGTGTCGATCCTCTCGGCCGAGGTGGCGGAGGGCGACTGGCACGCGCGGTTCTCGGCCAATGAGCGGCGCTACCTCTACCGGATCCTCAACCGCCGCGCTCCGCCGGCCCTGGACAAGGGCCGGGTCTGGCACATGAAGAAGGACCTCGACCACGAGGCCATGCACGCCGCCGCCCAGCATCTCGTTGGCCTGCACGACTTCACGACCTTCCGCGACATGCACTGCCAGTCCAAGAGCCCGGTGAAGACGCTCGACGTCGCCCGCGTACGGCGGGTCGGCGAGGAGATCCACCTCGATTTCGAGGCGCGGTCCTTCCTGCATCGCCAGGTCCGCTCGATGACCGGCACCCTCGTCGAGGTCGGCGCGGGGCGCTGGACCGTGGACGACGTCAAGGCGGCGCTGGAGGCCAAGGATCGGCGGGAGTGTGGGCCGGTGGCGCCGGCGGATGGGCTTTATTTGGTGGGTGTGGGGTACGGGGAATAG
- the fmt gene encoding methionyl-tRNA formyltransferase: MRIAFLGTPDFAVTCLAELVASGHEIVCVYSQPPAPRGRGQDLKPSPVHAFAEGLGLPVRTPVSMKTPDEIEAFKALDLDAAVVVAFGQILVQAVLEAPIHGCFNLHASLLPRWRGAAPIQRAIMAGDPVTGVQVMRMSEGLDEGPILMSEQVAIADDDTAASLHDKLAAVGARLLPVALAAIEREVVQETPQAEDGVTYAKKIKSAEARIDWTRPAAEIDRHIRGLSPFPGAWLEAPSDKGPVRVKALLSRVEAASGVAGTALDDALLIACGDGSIRLLKAQREGKGVQDAQTFTRGFPVPAGTVLA, encoded by the coding sequence ATGCGCATCGCCTTCCTCGGCACTCCCGATTTCGCCGTCACCTGCCTCGCCGAACTCGTCGCCTCCGGCCATGAGATCGTCTGCGTCTACTCCCAGCCGCCCGCCCCGCGCGGCCGCGGCCAGGACCTGAAGCCCTCGCCGGTCCACGCCTTCGCCGAGGGCCTGGGCCTGCCGGTCCGCACGCCGGTCTCGATGAAGACGCCCGACGAGATCGAGGCCTTCAAGGCGCTGGACCTAGACGCCGCCGTCGTTGTCGCCTTCGGCCAGATCCTGGTGCAGGCGGTGCTGGAGGCCCCGATCCACGGCTGCTTCAACCTGCACGCCAGCCTGCTGCCCCGCTGGCGGGGCGCCGCGCCGATCCAGCGGGCGATCATGGCCGGCGATCCGGTCACCGGCGTTCAGGTCATGCGGATGAGCGAAGGCCTCGACGAAGGCCCTATCCTGATGTCCGAACAGGTGGCCATCGCTGACGATGACACGGCCGCCAGCCTGCACGACAAGCTGGCCGCCGTCGGTGCGCGCCTGCTGCCCGTAGCCCTGGCCGCCATCGAGCGCGAGGTGGTCCAGGAAACCCCCCAGGCCGAGGACGGCGTCACCTACGCCAAGAAGATCAAGTCCGCCGAGGCCCGCATCGACTGGACCCGCCCAGCCGCCGAGATCGACCGCCACATCCGCGGCCTCTCGCCGTTCCCCGGCGCCTGGTTAGAGGCCCCGTCCGACAAAGGTCCCGTCAGGGTGAAGGCCCTGCTATCGCGCGTCGAGGCCGCCTCGGGCGTCGCTGGAACCGCGCTGGACGACGCCCTGCTGATCGCCTGCGGAGACGGCTCCATCCGCCTGCTGAAGGCTCAGCGCGAAGGCAAGGGCGTGCAAGACGCGCAGACCTTCACGCGCGGCTTTCCGGTTCCGGCGGGAACGGTCCTGGCCTGA
- a CDS encoding cell surface protein gives MRSKLLLIAAGAAALSLAACSQEHATEVKEGAKAAASDVKDAAHNIANDPDVKEAGTAIKESAKETGAELKEAAGEAGQELKQAGKDLKQDAKEGAAESKKQLHEATK, from the coding sequence ATGCGTTCCAAGCTTTTGCTGATCGCCGCCGGGGCCGCCGCCCTCTCGCTCGCCGCCTGTTCTCAGGAGCACGCCACCGAAGTGAAGGAAGGCGCCAAGGCCGCCGCCTCGGATGTCAAGGACGCGGCCCACAACATCGCCAACGATCCGGACGTCAAGGAAGCCGGAACCGCGATCAAGGAAAGCGCCAAGGAAACGGGCGCGGAGCTGAAGGAAGCCGCTGGAGAGGCGGGGCAGGAGCTCAAGCAAGCCGGCAAGGACTTGAAGCAGGACGCCAAGGAAGGCGCCGCCGAGAGCAAGAAGCAGCTGCACGAGGCGACGAAGTAG
- the dapD gene encoding 2,3,4,5-tetrahydropyridine-2,6-dicarboxylate N-succinyltransferase — MTAVSLPSVSLADLQTEIEAAWEARADVSAATTGPVRTAVDEALRLLDSGEARVAEKIDGEWFTHQWLKKAVLLSFRLNPNTVMRSGALGGGVGPWWDKVANKFDGWDAPQFEAGGFRAVPGAIVRRGAHIGKNVILMPSFVNIGGYVDEGTMVDTWVTVGSCAQIGKNVHLSGGVGIGGVLEPLQANPTIIEDNCFIGARSEVVEGVVVGEGSVLSMGVFISASTKIVDRKTGQVHIGKVPPYSVVVPGSLPDPNGGPSLYCAVIVKTVDAQTRSKTSINDLLRD, encoded by the coding sequence ATGACCGCCGTGAGCCTGCCCTCCGTTTCTTTGGCCGATCTGCAAACCGAGATCGAAGCCGCCTGGGAAGCCCGCGCCGACGTGTCGGCCGCTACCACCGGCCCGGTCCGCACCGCCGTCGACGAAGCCCTGCGCCTGCTCGACAGCGGCGAGGCCCGCGTCGCCGAGAAGATCGACGGCGAGTGGTTCACCCATCAGTGGCTGAAGAAGGCCGTACTGCTGTCGTTCCGCCTGAACCCCAACACCGTGATGCGCTCAGGCGCGCTGGGCGGCGGCGTGGGTCCCTGGTGGGACAAGGTGGCCAACAAGTTCGACGGCTGGGACGCCCCGCAGTTCGAGGCCGGCGGCTTCCGCGCGGTGCCCGGCGCGATCGTCCGTCGCGGCGCCCACATCGGCAAGAACGTGATCCTGATGCCGTCGTTCGTGAACATCGGCGGCTATGTCGACGAGGGCACGATGGTCGACACCTGGGTGACGGTCGGCTCGTGCGCCCAGATCGGCAAGAACGTCCACCTGTCGGGCGGCGTCGGCATCGGCGGCGTGCTGGAGCCCCTGCAAGCCAACCCGACCATCATCGAGGACAACTGCTTCATCGGCGCTCGCTCGGAAGTCGTCGAGGGCGTAGTCGTCGGCGAGGGCAGCGTGTTGTCGATGGGCGTGTTCATCAGCGCCTCGACCAAGATCGTCGACCGCAAGACCGGCCAGGTCCACATCGGCAAGGTGCCGCCCTACAGCGTCGTCGTCCCCGGCAGCCTGCCCGACCCGAACGGCGGCCCGAGCCTCTACTGCGCGGTGATCGTCAAGACGGTGGACGCGCAAACGCGGTCGAAGACCAGCATCAACGACCTGCTGCGGGATTGA